A DNA window from Onychostoma macrolepis isolate SWU-2019 chromosome 13, ASM1243209v1, whole genome shotgun sequence contains the following coding sequences:
- the lrrfip2 gene encoding leucine-rich repeat flightless-interacting protein 2 isoform X3, with product MHREVAADMGTPGSGRKRAPIKDRFSAEDEALSSIAREAEARLAAKRAARAEARDIRMRELERQQKELSYHQHSSSSRKWGQIHQWMADTEKARHGHHSSSHSRRGLNDDTASVRSVGSYRSSSSSLRDLSSSHHSSRASSSRRRDLVSSVYNDLHKKPVGSSSKKDLLTGLYHDQRNYTSLKNSKPPPSTVSTYTPRAPSSSSSTGLTRSYSVASICDDGLYGSYSSRAPSECSWYSSGASSTRSSPVSSSDDDSGSTVSRGRRGRRDSVLSDFSDISETAADYFSRSNRRGSIVSDLDDLSIPDLDSLDEKCDKQFTDTYSRPTSRCTTPALSAAALASLGGSSSRRGSGDAGSVVMDAEASISELRDIYDLKDQIQDVEGRYMQGLKELKDSLSEVEEKYKKAMVSNAQLDNEKANLIYQVDTLKDVIEEMEEQMSELRRETEDKSKELERQKHTCSVLQHKQEEMKEGIRQRDELIEENQKIQQKLDNLTREAFDLQETVNWKDKKIAALERQKEYFDCIRNERDELRDELADLKGKSRMGEKHGLVIIPEDTPNGDVSHESPTSGITVVTQEAAQVLESAGDGPLDVRLRKLADEKDELLSQIRKLKMQLEEERQKHSKIDSVYTEGERMENGTDLNIIEMQRDANRQISEYKFKLSKAEQEMATMEQNVNRLEGQVSRYKASADNAEKIEDELKAEKRKLQRELRTALDKIEEMEMTNNHLVKRLEKMKANRNALLSQQ from the exons GCGGAGGCCAGACTTGCTGCAAAGAGAGCAGCTCGTGCTGAGGCTCGGGACATCCGGATGAGAGAATTGGAGCGGCAGCAGAAAGAG ctGTCTTACCATCAGCACTCCTCCTCTAGCAGGAAATGGGGGCAAATCCACCAATGGATG GCTGATACAGAAAAGGCCCGTCATGGTCATCATTCCAGTAGCCACAGTCGACGG GGATTAAATGATGATACAGCATCAGTCCGAAGTGTCGGAAGCTACAGG TCAAGTTCATCATCTTTACGAGACTTGAGCAGTTCTCATCACTCCAGTCGGGCTAGTTCTTCCCGGAGAAGAGACTTGGTG AGCTCTGTATATAATGATCTTCACAAAAAACCTGTTGGCAGTAGCTCCAAAAAGGACCTTCTG ACTGGATTATATCATGACCAAAGAAACTACACCAGCTTAAAGAACTCCAAACCTCCTCCCTCTACTGTCTCTACCTATACACCACGG GCTCCGTCCAGCAGCAGTTCTACAGGTCTGACGCGCAGCTATAGTGTG GCCTCCATATGTGATGACGGTCTGTATGGTTCATATAGTTCCAGAGCT CCCTCTGAATGCAGCTGGTATTCTTCTGGTGCCAGTTCCACCCGCAGCAGCCCTGTG TCATCCTCTGATGACGATTCTGGCAGCACTGTATCCCGAGGTCGACGTGGGAGAAGGGATAGTGTG TTGTCTGATTTCTCTGATATCTCTGAGACGGCTGCTGATTATTTCAGCCGCTCTAATCGCAGAGGCAGCATTGTCTCTGATCTTGATGATCTGAGCATCCCAGACCTGGACAGC cTTGATGAGAAATGTGACAAGCAGTTTACAGACACCTACAGCCGG CCAACCTCTCGATGTACCACCCCGGCGCTCTCTGCAGCTGCCCTGGCATCTCTGGGAGGCAGCAGTTCTAGAAGGGGCAGTGGAGATGCTGGAAGCGTCGTTATGGATGCAGAGGCTTCTATCAGCGAGTTAAGG GACATCTATGATCTAAAGGACCAGATTCAGGATGTAGAGGGTCGATACATGCAGGGTCTTAAAGAGTTGAAG GATTCTCTGTCGGAAGTGGAGGAGAAGTACAAGAAAGCCATGGTATCCAACGCCCAGCTGGACAAtgaaaaggcaaacctcatctACCAAGTGGACACACTCAAAGACGTCATCGAGGAGATGGAAGAGCAAATGTCAGAGCTGCGCAGGGAAACAGAAGACAAATCAAAG GAGTTAGAGCGGCAGAAGCACACGTGTTCAGTCCTACAGCACAAACAAGAGGAAATGAAGGAGGGCATTCGTCAGCGAGATGAACTTATCGAG GAGAACCAGAAAATTCAGCAAAAACTAGATAACCTCACAAGAGAGGCATTTGACCTGCAGGAAACTGTTAACTGGAAGGACAAAAAGATTGCG GCattagagagacagaaagagtaCTTTGATTGCATTAGGAATGAGAGAGATGAGCTCAGGGATGAGCTGGCTGACCTCAAGGGGAAAAGCCGAATGGGAGAG AAACATGGGCTGGTCATCATACCCGAGGATACTCCCAACGGAGACGTCAGCCACGAGTCCCCTACCTCAGGCATCACTGTGGTCACACAAGAGGCAGCGCAGGTGCTGGAGTCAGCGGGAGACGGACCTTTGG ATGTAAGACTACGAAAGCTTGCGGATGAAAAGGATGAACTTTTGTCCCAG ATCAGAAAACTGAAGATGCAGCTGGAGGAAGAAAGACAAAAGCACTCGAAGATCGACAGTGTTTACACAGAAGGAGAGCGAATGGAGAACGGCACTGACCTGAATATAATCGAGATGCAGA GGGACGCCAACAGACAGATAAGTGAATACAAATTCAAGCTCTCGAAAGCTGAACAGGAAATGGCAACGATGGAACAAAAT GTAAACCGACTTGAAGGACAGGTGTCCAGATATAAAGCTTCAGCAGATAATGCAGAAAAGATAGAAGATGAACTGAAAGCAGAGAAAAGAAAACTTCAGAGGGAG CTGCGTACAGCCCTGGACAAGATCGAAGAAATGGAAATGACCAACAACCATCTCGTAAAGCGGCTGGAGAAGATGAAAGCAAACAGAAACGCTCTCCTGTCCCAGCAGTGA
- the lrrfip2 gene encoding leucine-rich repeat flightless-interacting protein 2 isoform X10: protein MHREVAADMGTPGSGRKRAPIKDRFSAEDEALSSIAREAEARLAAKRAARAEARDIRMRELERQQKELDEKCDKQFTDTYSRPTSRCTTPALSAAALASLGGSSSRRGSGDAGSVVMDAEASISELRDSLSEVEEKYKKAMVSNAQLDNEKANLIYQVDTLKDVIEEMEEQMSELRRETEDKSKELERQKHTCSVLQHKQEEMKEGIRQRDELIEKHGLVIIPEDTPNGDVSHESPTSGITVVTQEAAQVLESAGDGPLDVRLRKLADEKDELLSQIRKLKMQLEEERQKHSKIDSVYTEGERMENGTDLNIIEMQRDANRQISEYKFKLSKAEQEMATMEQNVNRLEGQVSRYKASADNAEKIEDELKAEKRKLQRELRTALDKIEEMEMTNNHLVKRLEKMKANRNALLSQQ from the exons GCGGAGGCCAGACTTGCTGCAAAGAGAGCAGCTCGTGCTGAGGCTCGGGACATCCGGATGAGAGAATTGGAGCGGCAGCAGAAAGAG cTTGATGAGAAATGTGACAAGCAGTTTACAGACACCTACAGCCGG CCAACCTCTCGATGTACCACCCCGGCGCTCTCTGCAGCTGCCCTGGCATCTCTGGGAGGCAGCAGTTCTAGAAGGGGCAGTGGAGATGCTGGAAGCGTCGTTATGGATGCAGAGGCTTCTATCAGCGAGTTAAGG GATTCTCTGTCGGAAGTGGAGGAGAAGTACAAGAAAGCCATGGTATCCAACGCCCAGCTGGACAAtgaaaaggcaaacctcatctACCAAGTGGACACACTCAAAGACGTCATCGAGGAGATGGAAGAGCAAATGTCAGAGCTGCGCAGGGAAACAGAAGACAAATCAAAG GAGTTAGAGCGGCAGAAGCACACGTGTTCAGTCCTACAGCACAAACAAGAGGAAATGAAGGAGGGCATTCGTCAGCGAGATGAACTTATCGAG AAACATGGGCTGGTCATCATACCCGAGGATACTCCCAACGGAGACGTCAGCCACGAGTCCCCTACCTCAGGCATCACTGTGGTCACACAAGAGGCAGCGCAGGTGCTGGAGTCAGCGGGAGACGGACCTTTGG ATGTAAGACTACGAAAGCTTGCGGATGAAAAGGATGAACTTTTGTCCCAG ATCAGAAAACTGAAGATGCAGCTGGAGGAAGAAAGACAAAAGCACTCGAAGATCGACAGTGTTTACACAGAAGGAGAGCGAATGGAGAACGGCACTGACCTGAATATAATCGAGATGCAGA GGGACGCCAACAGACAGATAAGTGAATACAAATTCAAGCTCTCGAAAGCTGAACAGGAAATGGCAACGATGGAACAAAAT GTAAACCGACTTGAAGGACAGGTGTCCAGATATAAAGCTTCAGCAGATAATGCAGAAAAGATAGAAGATGAACTGAAAGCAGAGAAAAGAAAACTTCAGAGGGAG CTGCGTACAGCCCTGGACAAGATCGAAGAAATGGAAATGACCAACAACCATCTCGTAAAGCGGCTGGAGAAGATGAAAGCAAACAGAAACGCTCTCCTGTCCCAGCAGTGA
- the lrrfip2 gene encoding leucine-rich repeat flightless-interacting protein 2 isoform X9, which translates to MHREVAADMGTPGSGRKRAPIKDRFSAEDEALSSIAREAEARLAAKRAARAEARDIRMRELERQQKELDEKCDKQFTDTYSRPTSRCTTPALSAAALASLGGSSSRRGSGDAGSVVMDAEASISELRDIYDLKDQIQDVEGRYMQGLKELKDSLSEVEEKYKKAMVSNAQLDNEKANLIYQVDTLKDVIEEMEEQMSELRRETEDKSKELERQKHTCSVLQHKQEEMKEGIRQRDELIEKHGLVIIPEDTPNGDVSHESPTSGITVVTQEAAQVLESAGDGPLDVRLRKLADEKDELLSQIRKLKMQLEEERQKHSKIDSVYTEGERMENGTDLNIIEMQRDANRQISEYKFKLSKAEQEMATMEQNVNRLEGQVSRYKASADNAEKIEDELKAEKRKLQRELRTALDKIEEMEMTNNHLVKRLEKMKANRNALLSQQ; encoded by the exons GCGGAGGCCAGACTTGCTGCAAAGAGAGCAGCTCGTGCTGAGGCTCGGGACATCCGGATGAGAGAATTGGAGCGGCAGCAGAAAGAG cTTGATGAGAAATGTGACAAGCAGTTTACAGACACCTACAGCCGG CCAACCTCTCGATGTACCACCCCGGCGCTCTCTGCAGCTGCCCTGGCATCTCTGGGAGGCAGCAGTTCTAGAAGGGGCAGTGGAGATGCTGGAAGCGTCGTTATGGATGCAGAGGCTTCTATCAGCGAGTTAAGG GACATCTATGATCTAAAGGACCAGATTCAGGATGTAGAGGGTCGATACATGCAGGGTCTTAAAGAGTTGAAG GATTCTCTGTCGGAAGTGGAGGAGAAGTACAAGAAAGCCATGGTATCCAACGCCCAGCTGGACAAtgaaaaggcaaacctcatctACCAAGTGGACACACTCAAAGACGTCATCGAGGAGATGGAAGAGCAAATGTCAGAGCTGCGCAGGGAAACAGAAGACAAATCAAAG GAGTTAGAGCGGCAGAAGCACACGTGTTCAGTCCTACAGCACAAACAAGAGGAAATGAAGGAGGGCATTCGTCAGCGAGATGAACTTATCGAG AAACATGGGCTGGTCATCATACCCGAGGATACTCCCAACGGAGACGTCAGCCACGAGTCCCCTACCTCAGGCATCACTGTGGTCACACAAGAGGCAGCGCAGGTGCTGGAGTCAGCGGGAGACGGACCTTTGG ATGTAAGACTACGAAAGCTTGCGGATGAAAAGGATGAACTTTTGTCCCAG ATCAGAAAACTGAAGATGCAGCTGGAGGAAGAAAGACAAAAGCACTCGAAGATCGACAGTGTTTACACAGAAGGAGAGCGAATGGAGAACGGCACTGACCTGAATATAATCGAGATGCAGA GGGACGCCAACAGACAGATAAGTGAATACAAATTCAAGCTCTCGAAAGCTGAACAGGAAATGGCAACGATGGAACAAAAT GTAAACCGACTTGAAGGACAGGTGTCCAGATATAAAGCTTCAGCAGATAATGCAGAAAAGATAGAAGATGAACTGAAAGCAGAGAAAAGAAAACTTCAGAGGGAG CTGCGTACAGCCCTGGACAAGATCGAAGAAATGGAAATGACCAACAACCATCTCGTAAAGCGGCTGGAGAAGATGAAAGCAAACAGAAACGCTCTCCTGTCCCAGCAGTGA
- the lrrfip2 gene encoding leucine-rich repeat flightless-interacting protein 2 isoform X2: protein MGTPGSGRKRAPIKDRFSAEDEALSSIAREAEARLAAKRAARAEARDIRMRELERQQKELSYHQHSSSSRKWGQIHQWMADTEKARHGHHSSSHSRRGLNDDTASVRSVGSYRSSSSSLRDLSSSHHSSRASSSRRRDLVSGISSSSSLKSSHSTSSVYNDLHKKPVGSSSKKDLLTGLYHDQRNYTSLKNSKPPPSTVSTYTPRAPSSSSSTGLTRSYSVASICDDGLYGSYSSRAPSECSWYSSGASSTRSSPVSSSDDDSGSTVSRGRRGRRDSVLSDFSDISETAADYFSRSNRRGSIVSDLDDLSIPDLDSLDEKCDKQFTDTYSRPTSRCTTPALSAAALASLGGSSSRRGSGDAGSVVMDAEASISELRDIYDLKDQIQDVEGRYMQGLKELKDSLSEVEEKYKKAMVSNAQLDNEKANLIYQVDTLKDVIEEMEEQMSELRRETEDKSKELERQKHTCSVLQHKQEEMKEGIRQRDELIEENQKIQQKLDNLTREAFDLQETVNWKDKKIAALERQKEYFDCIRNERDELRDELADLKGKSRMGEKHGLVIIPEDTPNGDVSHESPTSGITVVTQEAAQVLESAGDGPLDVRLRKLADEKDELLSQIRKLKMQLEEERQKHSKIDSVYTEGERMENGTDLNIIEMQRDANRQISEYKFKLSKAEQEMATMEQNVNRLEGQVSRYKASADNAEKIEDELKAEKRKLQRELRTALDKIEEMEMTNNHLVKRLEKMKANRNALLSQQ, encoded by the exons GCGGAGGCCAGACTTGCTGCAAAGAGAGCAGCTCGTGCTGAGGCTCGGGACATCCGGATGAGAGAATTGGAGCGGCAGCAGAAAGAG ctGTCTTACCATCAGCACTCCTCCTCTAGCAGGAAATGGGGGCAAATCCACCAATGGATG GCTGATACAGAAAAGGCCCGTCATGGTCATCATTCCAGTAGCCACAGTCGACGG GGATTAAATGATGATACAGCATCAGTCCGAAGTGTCGGAAGCTACAGG TCAAGTTCATCATCTTTACGAGACTTGAGCAGTTCTCATCACTCCAGTCGGGCTAGTTCTTCCCGGAGAAGAGACTTGGTG TCTGGCATCTCCAGTAGTTCCTCTTTGAAGAGCTCCCACTCCACT AGCTCTGTATATAATGATCTTCACAAAAAACCTGTTGGCAGTAGCTCCAAAAAGGACCTTCTG ACTGGATTATATCATGACCAAAGAAACTACACCAGCTTAAAGAACTCCAAACCTCCTCCCTCTACTGTCTCTACCTATACACCACGG GCTCCGTCCAGCAGCAGTTCTACAGGTCTGACGCGCAGCTATAGTGTG GCCTCCATATGTGATGACGGTCTGTATGGTTCATATAGTTCCAGAGCT CCCTCTGAATGCAGCTGGTATTCTTCTGGTGCCAGTTCCACCCGCAGCAGCCCTGTG TCATCCTCTGATGACGATTCTGGCAGCACTGTATCCCGAGGTCGACGTGGGAGAAGGGATAGTGTG TTGTCTGATTTCTCTGATATCTCTGAGACGGCTGCTGATTATTTCAGCCGCTCTAATCGCAGAGGCAGCATTGTCTCTGATCTTGATGATCTGAGCATCCCAGACCTGGACAGC cTTGATGAGAAATGTGACAAGCAGTTTACAGACACCTACAGCCGG CCAACCTCTCGATGTACCACCCCGGCGCTCTCTGCAGCTGCCCTGGCATCTCTGGGAGGCAGCAGTTCTAGAAGGGGCAGTGGAGATGCTGGAAGCGTCGTTATGGATGCAGAGGCTTCTATCAGCGAGTTAAGG GACATCTATGATCTAAAGGACCAGATTCAGGATGTAGAGGGTCGATACATGCAGGGTCTTAAAGAGTTGAAG GATTCTCTGTCGGAAGTGGAGGAGAAGTACAAGAAAGCCATGGTATCCAACGCCCAGCTGGACAAtgaaaaggcaaacctcatctACCAAGTGGACACACTCAAAGACGTCATCGAGGAGATGGAAGAGCAAATGTCAGAGCTGCGCAGGGAAACAGAAGACAAATCAAAG GAGTTAGAGCGGCAGAAGCACACGTGTTCAGTCCTACAGCACAAACAAGAGGAAATGAAGGAGGGCATTCGTCAGCGAGATGAACTTATCGAG GAGAACCAGAAAATTCAGCAAAAACTAGATAACCTCACAAGAGAGGCATTTGACCTGCAGGAAACTGTTAACTGGAAGGACAAAAAGATTGCG GCattagagagacagaaagagtaCTTTGATTGCATTAGGAATGAGAGAGATGAGCTCAGGGATGAGCTGGCTGACCTCAAGGGGAAAAGCCGAATGGGAGAG AAACATGGGCTGGTCATCATACCCGAGGATACTCCCAACGGAGACGTCAGCCACGAGTCCCCTACCTCAGGCATCACTGTGGTCACACAAGAGGCAGCGCAGGTGCTGGAGTCAGCGGGAGACGGACCTTTGG ATGTAAGACTACGAAAGCTTGCGGATGAAAAGGATGAACTTTTGTCCCAG ATCAGAAAACTGAAGATGCAGCTGGAGGAAGAAAGACAAAAGCACTCGAAGATCGACAGTGTTTACACAGAAGGAGAGCGAATGGAGAACGGCACTGACCTGAATATAATCGAGATGCAGA GGGACGCCAACAGACAGATAAGTGAATACAAATTCAAGCTCTCGAAAGCTGAACAGGAAATGGCAACGATGGAACAAAAT GTAAACCGACTTGAAGGACAGGTGTCCAGATATAAAGCTTCAGCAGATAATGCAGAAAAGATAGAAGATGAACTGAAAGCAGAGAAAAGAAAACTTCAGAGGGAG CTGCGTACAGCCCTGGACAAGATCGAAGAAATGGAAATGACCAACAACCATCTCGTAAAGCGGCTGGAGAAGATGAAAGCAAACAGAAACGCTCTCCTGTCCCAGCAGTGA
- the lrrfip2 gene encoding leucine-rich repeat flightless-interacting protein 2 isoform X8 — translation MHREVAADMGTPGSGRKRAPIKDRFSAEDEALSSIAREAEARLAAKRAARAEARDIRMRELERQQKELDEKCDKQFTDTYSRPTSRCTTPALSAAALASLGGSSSRRGSGDAGSVVMDAEASISELRDSLSEVEEKYKKAMVSNAQLDNEKANLIYQVDTLKDVIEEMEEQMSELRRETEDKSKELERQKHTCSVLQHKQEEMKEGIRQRDELIEENQKIQQKLDNLTREAFDLQETVNWKDKKIAALERQKEYFDCIRNERDELRDELADLKGKSRMGEKHGLVIIPEDTPNGDVSHESPTSGITVVTQEAAQVLESAGDGPLDVRLRKLADEKDELLSQIRKLKMQLEEERQKHSKIDSVYTEGERMENGTDLNIIEMQRDANRQISEYKFKLSKAEQEMATMEQNVNRLEGQVSRYKASADNAEKIEDELKAEKRKLQRELRTALDKIEEMEMTNNHLVKRLEKMKANRNALLSQQ, via the exons GCGGAGGCCAGACTTGCTGCAAAGAGAGCAGCTCGTGCTGAGGCTCGGGACATCCGGATGAGAGAATTGGAGCGGCAGCAGAAAGAG cTTGATGAGAAATGTGACAAGCAGTTTACAGACACCTACAGCCGG CCAACCTCTCGATGTACCACCCCGGCGCTCTCTGCAGCTGCCCTGGCATCTCTGGGAGGCAGCAGTTCTAGAAGGGGCAGTGGAGATGCTGGAAGCGTCGTTATGGATGCAGAGGCTTCTATCAGCGAGTTAAGG GATTCTCTGTCGGAAGTGGAGGAGAAGTACAAGAAAGCCATGGTATCCAACGCCCAGCTGGACAAtgaaaaggcaaacctcatctACCAAGTGGACACACTCAAAGACGTCATCGAGGAGATGGAAGAGCAAATGTCAGAGCTGCGCAGGGAAACAGAAGACAAATCAAAG GAGTTAGAGCGGCAGAAGCACACGTGTTCAGTCCTACAGCACAAACAAGAGGAAATGAAGGAGGGCATTCGTCAGCGAGATGAACTTATCGAG GAGAACCAGAAAATTCAGCAAAAACTAGATAACCTCACAAGAGAGGCATTTGACCTGCAGGAAACTGTTAACTGGAAGGACAAAAAGATTGCG GCattagagagacagaaagagtaCTTTGATTGCATTAGGAATGAGAGAGATGAGCTCAGGGATGAGCTGGCTGACCTCAAGGGGAAAAGCCGAATGGGAGAG AAACATGGGCTGGTCATCATACCCGAGGATACTCCCAACGGAGACGTCAGCCACGAGTCCCCTACCTCAGGCATCACTGTGGTCACACAAGAGGCAGCGCAGGTGCTGGAGTCAGCGGGAGACGGACCTTTGG ATGTAAGACTACGAAAGCTTGCGGATGAAAAGGATGAACTTTTGTCCCAG ATCAGAAAACTGAAGATGCAGCTGGAGGAAGAAAGACAAAAGCACTCGAAGATCGACAGTGTTTACACAGAAGGAGAGCGAATGGAGAACGGCACTGACCTGAATATAATCGAGATGCAGA GGGACGCCAACAGACAGATAAGTGAATACAAATTCAAGCTCTCGAAAGCTGAACAGGAAATGGCAACGATGGAACAAAAT GTAAACCGACTTGAAGGACAGGTGTCCAGATATAAAGCTTCAGCAGATAATGCAGAAAAGATAGAAGATGAACTGAAAGCAGAGAAAAGAAAACTTCAGAGGGAG CTGCGTACAGCCCTGGACAAGATCGAAGAAATGGAAATGACCAACAACCATCTCGTAAAGCGGCTGGAGAAGATGAAAGCAAACAGAAACGCTCTCCTGTCCCAGCAGTGA
- the lrrfip2 gene encoding leucine-rich repeat flightless-interacting protein 2 isoform X5, which translates to MHREVAADMGTPGSGRKRAPIKDRFSAEDEALSSIAREAEARLAAKRAARAEARDIRMRELERQQKELSYHQHSSSSRKWGQIHQWMADTEKARHGHHSSSHSRRGLNDDTASVRSVGSYRSSSSSLRDLSSSHHSSRASSSRRRDLVSGISSSSSLKSSHSTSSVYNDLHKKPVGSSSKKDLLTGLYHDQRNYTSLKNSKPPPSTVSTYTPRAPSSSSSTGLTRSYSVASICDDGLYGSYSSRAPSECSWYSSGASSTRSSPVSSSDDDSGSTVSRGRRGRRDSVLSDFSDISETAADYFSRSNRRGSIVSDLDDLSIPDLDSLDEKCDKQFTDTYSRPTSRCTTPALSAAALASLGGSSSRRGSGDAGSVVMDAEASISELRDSLSEVEEKYKKAMVSNAQLDNEKANLIYQVDTLKDVIEEMEEQMSELRRETEDKSKELERQKHTCSVLQHKQEEMKEGIRQRDELIEENQKIQQKLDNLTREAFDLQETVNWKDKKIAALERQKEYFDCIRNERDELRDELADLKGKSRMGEKHGLVIIPEDTPNGDVSHESPTSGITVVTQEAAQVLESAGDGPLDVRLRKLADEKDELLSQIRKLKMQLEEERQKHSKIDSVYTEGERMENGTDLNIIEMQRDANRQISEYKFKLSKAEQEMATMEQNVNRLEGQVSRYKASADNAEKIEDELKAEKRKLQRELRTALDKIEEMEMTNNHLVKRLEKMKANRNALLSQQ; encoded by the exons GCGGAGGCCAGACTTGCTGCAAAGAGAGCAGCTCGTGCTGAGGCTCGGGACATCCGGATGAGAGAATTGGAGCGGCAGCAGAAAGAG ctGTCTTACCATCAGCACTCCTCCTCTAGCAGGAAATGGGGGCAAATCCACCAATGGATG GCTGATACAGAAAAGGCCCGTCATGGTCATCATTCCAGTAGCCACAGTCGACGG GGATTAAATGATGATACAGCATCAGTCCGAAGTGTCGGAAGCTACAGG TCAAGTTCATCATCTTTACGAGACTTGAGCAGTTCTCATCACTCCAGTCGGGCTAGTTCTTCCCGGAGAAGAGACTTGGTG TCTGGCATCTCCAGTAGTTCCTCTTTGAAGAGCTCCCACTCCACT AGCTCTGTATATAATGATCTTCACAAAAAACCTGTTGGCAGTAGCTCCAAAAAGGACCTTCTG ACTGGATTATATCATGACCAAAGAAACTACACCAGCTTAAAGAACTCCAAACCTCCTCCCTCTACTGTCTCTACCTATACACCACGG GCTCCGTCCAGCAGCAGTTCTACAGGTCTGACGCGCAGCTATAGTGTG GCCTCCATATGTGATGACGGTCTGTATGGTTCATATAGTTCCAGAGCT CCCTCTGAATGCAGCTGGTATTCTTCTGGTGCCAGTTCCACCCGCAGCAGCCCTGTG TCATCCTCTGATGACGATTCTGGCAGCACTGTATCCCGAGGTCGACGTGGGAGAAGGGATAGTGTG TTGTCTGATTTCTCTGATATCTCTGAGACGGCTGCTGATTATTTCAGCCGCTCTAATCGCAGAGGCAGCATTGTCTCTGATCTTGATGATCTGAGCATCCCAGACCTGGACAGC cTTGATGAGAAATGTGACAAGCAGTTTACAGACACCTACAGCCGG CCAACCTCTCGATGTACCACCCCGGCGCTCTCTGCAGCTGCCCTGGCATCTCTGGGAGGCAGCAGTTCTAGAAGGGGCAGTGGAGATGCTGGAAGCGTCGTTATGGATGCAGAGGCTTCTATCAGCGAGTTAAGG GATTCTCTGTCGGAAGTGGAGGAGAAGTACAAGAAAGCCATGGTATCCAACGCCCAGCTGGACAAtgaaaaggcaaacctcatctACCAAGTGGACACACTCAAAGACGTCATCGAGGAGATGGAAGAGCAAATGTCAGAGCTGCGCAGGGAAACAGAAGACAAATCAAAG GAGTTAGAGCGGCAGAAGCACACGTGTTCAGTCCTACAGCACAAACAAGAGGAAATGAAGGAGGGCATTCGTCAGCGAGATGAACTTATCGAG GAGAACCAGAAAATTCAGCAAAAACTAGATAACCTCACAAGAGAGGCATTTGACCTGCAGGAAACTGTTAACTGGAAGGACAAAAAGATTGCG GCattagagagacagaaagagtaCTTTGATTGCATTAGGAATGAGAGAGATGAGCTCAGGGATGAGCTGGCTGACCTCAAGGGGAAAAGCCGAATGGGAGAG AAACATGGGCTGGTCATCATACCCGAGGATACTCCCAACGGAGACGTCAGCCACGAGTCCCCTACCTCAGGCATCACTGTGGTCACACAAGAGGCAGCGCAGGTGCTGGAGTCAGCGGGAGACGGACCTTTGG ATGTAAGACTACGAAAGCTTGCGGATGAAAAGGATGAACTTTTGTCCCAG ATCAGAAAACTGAAGATGCAGCTGGAGGAAGAAAGACAAAAGCACTCGAAGATCGACAGTGTTTACACAGAAGGAGAGCGAATGGAGAACGGCACTGACCTGAATATAATCGAGATGCAGA GGGACGCCAACAGACAGATAAGTGAATACAAATTCAAGCTCTCGAAAGCTGAACAGGAAATGGCAACGATGGAACAAAAT GTAAACCGACTTGAAGGACAGGTGTCCAGATATAAAGCTTCAGCAGATAATGCAGAAAAGATAGAAGATGAACTGAAAGCAGAGAAAAGAAAACTTCAGAGGGAG CTGCGTACAGCCCTGGACAAGATCGAAGAAATGGAAATGACCAACAACCATCTCGTAAAGCGGCTGGAGAAGATGAAAGCAAACAGAAACGCTCTCCTGTCCCAGCAGTGA